A DNA window from Bacteroidota bacterium contains the following coding sequences:
- a CDS encoding HAMP domain-containing sensor histidine kinase, translating to MKFRIIAFVLGLTSLLSGLLWENYWKKNDAERQTILSENIYKRIEKNEKIADALLNDTNIINEYAVLNFEKTIADKIHENGFELLAFNGDSMVYWSTERVTIDSCLDDLRKGSTFLKTQNGIFQVYKKNKGYYNYLLLFLIKNEYLIQNKYLENELSEKWEEIENVKISLVKLPGFYEIKSPDGKYYFSFQNISDQANYPNWLKIIIILGAILLYFSIESFIIYFICKGFAFYMSLVFVLILIGVRVLQIHYKYSSFLYDGEIFSPTVYASNFFFPSLADFIINVGLACRLLFVVLVQKGNGNLKAPRMFAKPTKYIISAILLAFPIVSVYLVQTLIVDSTISLNFSNKSINSYTLYALLAVSLCCVMGFLAIRVIPTSKIDLHKKNVPLFISILFLFLSLLFWISGYIYLLGIALLVGLLFIVIHGKEQTHLHKSFFSLIMSSVIIGLLFSYYNREKENASRRIITQNIYERRDGRAERLMSDIDKRLQNDFSLKKLLYKNQGDNELLKKRIKENYFTGYLGHYNISLYTTQNDSSYAKVEELDSLYRNNASQVENTNFSRINSSSTLQGYIARYAFKEDIGNNGDIYIVLQPKTLGDQFVQTELFSQSHKVDFFQNPDYSWCMYRGGKLFNNHGIYNYPVNLDSPNFNFKDNFFEFTENGYDHLAYNNNNIIIIASRQSEPFYRAFTYILFFVTFFVQILFIVFLLSTFFHFMRHIRYFFKSKRRYIVSVFQSFKSNYVSGGFNLSLLSNQIQLMLAFLIIITIVITAVISQQGIVNKFNENQNNKLLLKIKQIAYEIKNEAGINPNNYQLNELNTQVGKLSELYASDINLYDLSGNLLATSQPKIFEFGIMSNRINPDALQQLSYKSQSQFIHNENIGKLNYLSAYLPIIENNKIVAYINLPFFSKEAELETEIKSNIISLITPYSLIFIIISLFSYIISLRVSNSLNFIRLKIAQTTFGKKNNKLVWNKRDEIGALVRQYNLMIDKLEESAEMLARTERDQAWREMAKQIAHEIKNPLTPMKLNLQMLQRSAHENVSDLEAHVKRVSNLLIEQIDSLSQLAGEFSSFARMTEGQPQLINLSDVCKKIAQLYNMPGDALVNYHSNMKESIVLINPDAIQRAMNNLVKNGIQATKEGVEPIVDIYIENKESKALITIKDNGTGIPIELHNHIFEPNFSTKNSGMGLGLAIVKKIIERANGSIWFETEQNVGSTFYIELDLAK from the coding sequence TTGTTATCGGGTTTGTTATGGGAAAATTATTGGAAAAAAAATGACGCAGAACGACAAACGATTCTATCGGAAAATATATACAAACGCATTGAAAAAAATGAAAAAATAGCTGATGCTTTATTGAATGATACCAACATTATCAATGAATATGCCGTACTAAATTTTGAGAAAACCATTGCCGACAAAATACATGAAAACGGATTTGAACTATTGGCATTCAATGGCGACAGCATGGTGTACTGGAGTACCGAAAGAGTGACTATCGATAGTTGTTTGGATGATTTGCGAAAGGGTTCTACCTTTTTAAAAACACAAAACGGAATCTTTCAGGTGTATAAAAAAAACAAGGGGTATTATAATTATTTGCTATTGTTTCTCATTAAGAATGAGTATTTGATACAAAACAAATATTTGGAAAACGAACTTAGTGAAAAATGGGAGGAAATAGAAAACGTAAAAATAAGTTTGGTTAAACTGCCTGGGTTTTATGAAATTAAATCGCCTGACGGGAAGTATTATTTCTCATTCCAAAACATCTCAGACCAAGCAAATTATCCCAATTGGTTAAAGATAATTATTATATTGGGAGCAATTTTATTGTATTTCTCCATTGAGTCATTTATCATTTATTTCATTTGCAAAGGGTTTGCCTTTTATATGTCTTTGGTTTTTGTATTGATTTTGATAGGTGTTCGTGTATTGCAGATTCACTACAAATATTCAAGCTTTTTATATGACGGGGAAATATTTAGCCCTACCGTTTATGCTTCTAATTTCTTTTTCCCATCTCTTGCCGATTTTATCATAAACGTAGGTTTGGCTTGTCGTTTATTATTTGTGGTCCTCGTCCAAAAAGGGAATGGCAACCTTAAAGCACCTCGCATGTTTGCAAAACCCACTAAGTATATTATATCAGCTATATTATTAGCCTTCCCCATTGTGTCAGTATACTTGGTTCAAACACTTATAGTCGACTCAACAATATCCCTCAACTTTTCCAATAAATCCATTAATAGTTATACACTGTACGCCTTGTTGGCTGTGTCTCTATGCTGCGTGATGGGCTTTTTAGCCATTAGGGTAATACCAACTTCTAAAATTGATTTACACAAGAAGAATGTCCCTTTGTTTATAAGTATATTATTTTTATTTTTAAGTTTATTATTTTGGATAAGTGGATATATATATTTATTAGGAATAGCCCTGCTTGTGGGCTTATTATTTATTGTAATACATGGAAAGGAACAAACACATTTACATAAGAGTTTTTTTTCTTTAATCATGTCGTCGGTAATTATTGGGTTATTATTTTCTTATTATAACAGAGAGAAAGAAAACGCATCACGAAGAATTATTACGCAAAATATATATGAACGAAGAGATGGGAGAGCCGAGAGGCTAATGTCGGATATTGATAAACGATTACAAAACGATTTTTCATTAAAGAAGCTATTATATAAAAACCAGGGAGACAACGAGCTGTTAAAGAAAAGAATAAAGGAAAATTATTTTACAGGGTATTTGGGGCATTATAATATTTCGCTATATACCACACAAAACGATTCAAGTTATGCTAAGGTAGAAGAACTGGATTCTCTATATAGGAATAACGCATCGCAAGTAGAAAATACAAACTTTTCGAGGATTAATTCCTCCAGTACACTACAGGGTTATATTGCTCGCTATGCCTTTAAAGAAGATATCGGAAATAATGGAGATATATATATAGTATTACAGCCAAAAACGCTTGGTGACCAATTTGTGCAAACAGAATTGTTTAGCCAAAGCCACAAGGTAGATTTTTTCCAAAATCCAGACTATTCGTGGTGTATGTATCGTGGAGGGAAACTTTTCAACAATCATGGAATATATAATTATCCTGTTAATTTGGATAGCCCGAACTTTAATTTTAAAGATAATTTTTTTGAATTCACCGAGAATGGGTATGACCATTTGGCGTATAACAACAACAATATTATAATAATTGCTAGTCGCCAAAGTGAACCGTTTTATCGAGCATTCACTTATATATTGTTTTTTGTAACTTTCTTTGTTCAAATATTATTTATTGTGTTTTTGTTAAGCACATTTTTCCATTTTATGAGGCACATTAGATATTTTTTTAAAAGCAAAAGACGATATATTGTATCAGTTTTTCAATCTTTCAAAAGTAATTATGTATCTGGTGGTTTTAACCTTTCGTTATTGTCAAATCAAATACAACTTATGTTGGCATTTTTAATTATAATTACCATAGTGATTACTGCGGTAATTAGTCAGCAAGGAATAGTGAACAAATTTAATGAAAACCAAAACAACAAACTGCTACTTAAAATAAAGCAAATAGCCTACGAGATAAAAAATGAAGCTGGAATAAACCCGAATAATTACCAATTGAACGAGCTCAATACACAAGTGGGCAAGCTAAGCGAACTATATGCCTCCGATATTAATTTGTATGACCTAAGCGGAAATTTGCTGGCCACTTCACAGCCTAAAATATTTGAATTTGGCATTATGAGTAACCGCATCAATCCCGATGCTTTGCAGCAGTTAAGTTATAAAAGTCAATCGCAGTTTATACATAATGAAAACATAGGCAAGCTTAATTATTTATCTGCATATTTGCCTATTATAGAAAACAACAAAATAGTGGCTTATATAAACCTGCCTTTTTTTAGTAAAGAAGCGGAATTAGAAACGGAAATAAAATCCAATATTATTAGCCTGATAACACCTTATTCTCTTATATTTATTATTATAAGTTTGTTTTCTTATATAATATCATTAAGGGTAAGTAATAGTCTTAATTTTATCAGATTGAAAATCGCACAAACCACATTTGGGAAAAAGAACAACAAATTGGTATGGAATAAGCGTGATGAGATAGGAGCCTTGGTGAGGCAGTACAATTTGATGATAGACAAGTTGGAAGAGAGTGCGGAGATGCTTGCCAGAACAGAGCGTGACCAAGCATGGCGAGAGATGGCAAAACAGATAGCTCACGAAATTAAAAACCCGCTCACCCCGATGAAGTTAAATCTTCAAATGTTGCAACGCTCGGCCCACGAAAATGTAAGCGACTTAGAAGCCCATGTGAAAAGGGTAAGTAATTTATTGATTGAACAAATTGATTCCTTATCGCAGTTGGCAGGAGAATTTAGTTCATTTGCACGAATGACGGAGGGGCAACCCCAACTAATAAACCTGAGCGATGTATGTAAAAAAATTGCTCAATTATACAATATGCCCGGCGATGCATTGGTTAATTATCATAGCAATATGAAAGAAAGCATTGTACTAATTAATCCAGATGCTATACAAAGGGCGATGAACAACCTCGTTAAAAATGGCATTCAAGCCACAAAGGAGGGGGTTGAGCCGATTGTAGATATTTATATTGAAAACAAAGAAAGCAAGGCTTTGATAACGATAAAAGACAACGGCACAGGGATACCTATAGAACTGCATAACCATATTTTTGAACCAAATTTCAGCACTAAGAATTCGGGTATGGGGTTGGGGTTAGCCATTGTGAAGAAAATTATTGAGCGGGCAAATGGAAGTATATGGTTCGAAACCGAACAAAATGTGGGCAGTACATTTTATATAGAACTTGATTTGGCCAAATAA